The Pagrus major chromosome 10, Pma_NU_1.0 genome contains a region encoding:
- the LOC141003849 gene encoding uncharacterized protein gives MSDKKKKKLQLILCDMCTGEDRKPAQKTCMKCEISMCVQHLQAHLTTPVLLQTHPLSEPMELCGNTKCPQHGKLLEYYCLDDMICVCVSCAIEDQHRLHNMKTFSTAHKELMEKLNTEQQALLVKTDDDNVSLEKWEKSEREKLGPSSVRLIEAVTNLRDIALTSVQSSVSARMVSIKTSRSSMQAAQNEKDTFRFLQMYSQVHQDVEKAKAVDLRKGLEPGSDRDKLVQEIREKGEKMVEQAGHFWGSLLTLVDQENNQELVATNPNLIFDPQTLDPKMSLSDDNKKVYNSWLGKSSAHTFYIQSSDPSQSVPDFHKWMISLSSDCDWTIGLCDKNYVKELIEGDVYGLCCKGNQLSSVTTEYQDVPVAQTVFGFGQMANQPGREKRRSVRSQVINHPGENVAQPQKVEVVWSLPDSLSFFSVTGQHQRRKIVTITISSNNWNPTPFVCLEEEGTETSSYNSGGSLFGRSVYQQSQDQWKCSCGKVYYETSNAYSHGGCSYQKSSRATCSCGKVIGALRITKVICELL, from the coding sequence ATgtctgacaagaaaaaaaagaagctgcaaCTTATCCTCTGCGACATGTgtacaggagaggacaggaaaccAGCACAGAAGACCTGCATGAAATGTGAGATCTCCATGTGCGTCCAGCACCTCCAGGCCCACCTGACCACTCCTGTGTTACTGCAAACTCATCCTCTGTCTGAACCCATGGAATTGTGTGGCAACACTAAATGCCCCCAACATGGCAAACTCCTGGAGTACTACTGCCTGGATGacatgatctgtgtgtgtgtttcctgcgcCATTGAAGACCAGCACCGCCTTCACAATATGAAGACCTTCTCCACAGCTCACAAAGAGCTCATGGAAAAGCTCAACACTGAGCAGCAGGCCTTACTGGTGAAAACTGATGATGACAATGTGAGTCTGGAAAAGTGGgagaagagtgaaagagagaagctGGGTCCCTCTAGTGTGCGTCTCATTGAAGCTGTGACGAACCTGCGGGACATTGCCCTGACCAGCGTCCAGAGTTCAGTCTCTGCTCGTATGGTGTCCATCAAAACCAGCAGGAGCAGCATGCAAGCAGCACAGAACGAGAAGGACACCTTCAGATTCCTGCAGATGTATTCTCAGGTGCATCAGGATGTGGAGAAGGCCAAGGCTGTGGACCTGAGAAAAGGGTTGGAGCCTGGCAGTGATCGTGACAAACTGGTTCAGGAGATAAGAGAGAAGGGTGAAAAGATGGTGGAGCAAGCAGGCCACTTCTGGGGTTCCCTGTTGACCCTGGTTGACCAAGAGAACAACCAGGAGCTTGTTGCTACTAATCCAAACCTGATCTTTGACCCACAGACTTTGGACCCCAAGATGTCACTGTCCGATGACAACAAGAAGGTCTACAATAGTTGGCTGGGGAAAAGTTCTGCTCACACGTTTTACATTCAGAGCTCTGACCCTTCACAGTCTGTTCCTGACTTCCATAAATGGATGATCAGCCTCTCCAGCGACTGTGACTGGACCATTGGTTTATGTGACAAAAACTATGTGAAGGAGTTGATAGAGGGAGATGTCTATGGTCTTTGCTGCAAAGGTAACCAGCTCAGCTCTGTCACAACAGAGTATCAAGATGTTCCTGTAGCTCAAACTGTATTTGGTTTTGGGCAGATGGCTAATCAGCCTGGacgagagaaaaggaggagtgTTAGGTCTCAGGTGATCAACCATCCAGGTGAAAATGTGGCACAACCACAGAAAGTGGAAGTGGTATGGAGCCTTCCTGACTCATTATCGTTCTTCAGTGTGACTGGCCAGCACCAGAGAAGAAAAATAGTCACAATAACAATCAGCTCCAATAACTGGAACCCAACCCCTTTTGTTTGCTTGGAAGAGGAAGGAACAGAGACGAGCTCATATAACTCAGGTGGATCCTTATTTGGACGTTCAGTTTACCAACAGAGCCAGGATCAATGGAAATGCTCATGTGGGAAGGTTTACTATGAGACCAGTAATGCATACAGTCATGGAGGGTGCTCTTACCAAAAGTCTTCTCGAGCCACCTGTTCTTGTGGAAAAGTTATTGGTGCCTTGCGCATCACAAAGGTGATCTGTGAACTTCTGTAG
- the LOC141003309 gene encoding uncharacterized protein, whose amino-acid sequence MSDEIKKELQVILCDMCTGEDRKPARKTCMKCEISMCVQHLQAHLTTPVLLQTHPLTEPMELCGNTKCPQHGKLLEYYCLDDMTCVCVSCAIEDQHRLHNMKTFSTAHKELMEKLNTEQQALLVKTDDDNVSLEKWEKSERERLGRSSVRLIEGVTNLRDIALTSVQSSVSARMVSIKTSKTSMQAAQNEKDTFRFLQMYSQVHQDVEKAKAVDLRKGLEPGSDRDKLVQEIREKGEKMVVQAGHFWGSLLTLVDPENHQELVATSPDLIFDPQALGPSISLSQDKRMVFYNSWMGQCSATLLISSTTSVPNFQRWIVRLSADSDWTIGLCDKQSAKNLEDRHVYGLSFKGNKLSSLTTEYDDCCDASTNPQGVGKQKTDNKEKQRRVSSESLTYLDENGDEEVPELETVEVFWNFVASSLSFFSRTGQHQREEITTIKMSLNNWDLTPFVQLQKENTQNTTQQQWNCTCGKTYYHSDFEFNDYGGQYSRQASCSCGAFIGGLCITEVFCELI is encoded by the coding sequence ATGTCTGACGAGATAAAAAAGGAGCTGCAAGTTATCCTCTGCGACATGTgtacaggagaggacaggaaaccAGCCCGGAAGACCTGCATGAAATGTGAGATCTCCATGTGCGTCCAGCACCTCCAGGCCCACCTGACCACTCCTGTGTTACTGCAAACTCATCCTCTGACTGAACCCATGGAATTGTGTGGCAACACTAAATGCCCCCAACATGGCAAACTCCTGGAGTACTACTGCCTGGATGacatgacctgtgtgtgtgtttcctgcgcCATTGAAGACCAGCACCGCCTACACAATATGAAGACCTTCTCCACAGCTCACAAAGAGCTCATGGAAAAGCTCAACACTGAGCAGCAGGCCTTACTGGTGAAAACTGATGATGACAATGTGAGTCTGGAAAAGTGGgagaagagtgaaagagagaggctGGGTCGCTCTAGTGTGCGTCTCATTGAAGGTGTGACGAACCTGCGTGACATTGCCCTGACCAGCGTCCAGAGTTCAGTCTCTGCTCGTATGGTGTCTATCAAAACCAGTAAGACCAGCATGCAAGCAGCACAGAACGAGAAGGACACCTTCAGATTCCTGCAGATGTATTCTCAGGTGCATCAGGATGTGGAGAAGGCCAAGGCTGTGGACCTGAGGAAAGGGTTGGAGCCTGGCAGTGATCGTGACAAACTGGTTCAGGAGATAAGAGAGAAGGGTGAAAAGATGGTGGTGCAAGCAGGCCACTTCTGGGGATCTCTGTTGACCCTGGTTGACCCAGAGAACCACCAAGAGCTTGTTGCAACTAGTCCAGACCTGATCTTTGACCCACAGGCTTTGGGCCCCAGCATATCACTGTCCCAAGACAAGAGGATGGTTTTCTACAATAGTTGGATGGGTCAGTGTTCTGCCACTCTTCTCATCAGTAGTACCACATCAGTTCCGAACTTCCAGAGGTGGATTGTCAGACTTTCCGCAGACTCTGACTGGACCATTGGATTGTGTGACAAACAGTCTGCAAAGAACTTGGAGGACAGACACGTCTACGGCCTGTCCTTCAAAGGTAACAAACTCAGCTCTCTCACAACAGAGTATGATGATTGTTGTGATGCATCAACCAATCCACAAGGTGTTGGCAAGCAGAAAACTGACAATAAAGAGAAGCAGCGCAGGGTTTCCTCGGAGTCACTCACATATCTGGATGAAAATGGAGATGAGGAAGTACCAGAACTTGAAACGGTGGAAGTGTTTTGGAACTTTGTTGCTTCCTCGCTGTCCTTCTTCAGCAGAACCGGACAGCACCAGAGGGAAGAAATAACCACAATTAAGATGAGCCTCAACAACTGGGATTTGACCCCCTTTGTTCAGCTCCAAAaggaaaatacacaaaatacgACCCAGCAGCAATGGAATTGCACCTGTGGGAAGACTTACTACCATAGTGACTTTGAATTCAATGATTATGGGGGCCAGTACTCTCGTCAGGCTAGTTGTTCCTGTGGAGCATTTATTGGTGGTTTATGCATCACAGAAGTGTTTTGTGAACTTATATAA
- the LOC141003823 gene encoding uncharacterized protein, which produces MSDKKKKKLQLILCDMCTEDDRKPARKTCMKCEISMCVQHLQAHLTTPVLLQTHPLSEPMELCGNTKCPQHGKLLEYYCLDDMICVCVCCAIEDQHRLHNMKTFSTAHKELMEKLNTEQQALLVKTDDDNVSLEKWEKSEREKLGPSSVRLIEAVTNLRDIALNSVQSSVSARMVSIKTSRSSMQAAQNEKDTFRFLQMYSQVHQDVEKAKAVDLRKGLEPGSDRDKLVQEIREKGEKMVEQAGHFWGSLLTLVDQENNQELVATNPNLIFDPQTLDPKMSLSDDNRKVYNSWLGKSSAHTFYIQSSDPSQSVPDFHKWMISLSSDCDWTIGLCDKNYVKGLIEGDVYGLCCKGNQLSSVTTEYQEVPVAQTVFGFGQMANQPGREKRRSVRSQVINHPGENVAQPQKVEVVWSLPDSLSFFSVTGQHQRRKIVTITISSNNWNPTPFVCLEEEGTETSSYNSGGSLFGRSVYQQSQDQWKCSCGKVYYETSNAYSHGGCSYQKSSRATCSCGKVIGALRITKVICELL; this is translated from the coding sequence ATgtctgacaagaaaaaaaagaagctgcaaCTTATCCTCTGCGACATGTGTACAGAAGATGACAGGAAACCAGCCCGGAAGACCTGCATGAAATGTGAGATCTCCATGTGCGTCCAGCACCTCCAAGCCCACCTGACCACTCCTGTGTTACTGCAAACTCATCCTCTGTCTGAACCCATGGAATTGTGTGGCAACACTAAATGCCCCCAACATGGCAAACTCCTGGAGTACTACTGCCTGGATGacatgatctgtgtgtgtgtttgctgcgcCATTGAAGACCAGCACCGCCTTCACAATATGAAGACCTTCTCCACAGCTCACAAAGAGCTCATGGAAAAGCTCAACACTGAGCAGCAGGCCTTACTGGTGAAAACTGATGATGACAATGTGAGTCTGGAAAAGTGGgagaagagtgaaagagagaagctGGGTCCCTCTAGTGTGCGTCTCATTGAAGCTGTGACGAACCTGCGTGACATTGCCCTGAACAGTGTCCAGAGTTCAGTCTCTGCTCGTATGGTGTCCATCAAAACCAGCAGGAGCAGCATGCAAGCAGCACAGAACGAGAAGGACACCTTCAGATTCCTGCAGATGTATTCTCAGGTGCATCAGGATGTGGAGAAGGCCAAGGCTGTGGATCTGAGAAAAGGGTTGGAGCCTGGCAGTGATCGTGACAAACTGGTTCAGGAGATAAGAGAGAAGGGTGAAAAGATGGTGGAGCAAGCAGGCCACTTCTGGGGTTCCCTGTTGACCCTGGTTGACCAAGAGAACAACCAGGAGCTTGTTGCTACTAATCCAAACCTGATCTTTGACCCACAGACTTTGGACCCCAAGATGTCACTGTCCGATGACAACAGGAAGGTCTACAATAGTTGGCTGGGGAAAAGTTCTGCTCACACGTTTTACATTCAGAGCTCTGACCCTTCACAGTCTGTTCCTGACTTCCATAAATGGATGATCAGCCTCTCCAGCGACTGTGACTGGACCATTGGTTTATGTGACAAAAACTATGTGAAGGGGTTGATAGAGGGAGATGTCTATGGTCTTTGCTGCAAGGGTAACCAGCTCAGCTCTGTCACAACAGAGTATCAAGAGGTTCCTGTAGCTCAAACTGTATTTGGTTTTGGGCAGATGGCTAATCAGCCTGGacgagagaaaaggaggagtgTTAGGTCTCAGGTGATCAACCATCCAGGTGAAAATGTGGCACAACCACAGAAAGTGGAAGTGGTATGGAGCCTTCCTGACTCATTATCGTTCTTCAGTGTGACTGGCCAGCACCAGAGAAGAAAAATAGTCACAATAACAATCAGCTCCAATAACTGGAACCCAACCCCTTTTGTTTGCTTGGAAGAGGAAGGAACAGAGACGAGCTCATATAACTCAGGTGGATCCTTATTTGGACGTTCAGTTTACCAACAGAGCCAGGATCAATGGAAATGCTCATGTGGGAAGGTTTACTATGAGACCAGTAATGCATACAGTCATGGAGGGTGCTCTTACCAAAAGTCTTCTCGAGCCACCTGTTCTTGTGGAAAAGTTATTGGTGCCTTGCGCATCACAAAGGTGATCTGTGAACTTCTGTAG
- the LOC141003753 gene encoding uncharacterized protein: MSDEIKKKLQVILCDMCTGDDRKPARKTCMKCEISMCVQHLQAHLTTPVLLQTHPLTEPMELCGNTKCPQHGKLLEYYCLDDMTCVCVSCAIEDQHRLHNMKTFSTAHKELMEKLNTEQQALLVKTDDDNVSLEKWEKSEREKLGPSSVRLIEGVTNLRDIALTSVQSSVSARMVSIKTSRSSMQAAQNEKDTFRFLQMYSQVHQDVEKAKAVDLRKGLEPGSDRDKLVREIREKGEKMVEQAGHFWGSLLTLVDPENHQELVATSPDLIFDPQALGPGISLSQDKRMVFYNSWMGQCSATLLISSTKSVPNFQRWIVSLSADSDWTIGLCDKKSAKNLEDGHVYGLSFKGNKLSSLTTEYDDCCDASTNPQGVGKKKTDNKEKQRRVSSESLTYLDENGDEGVPELETVEVFWNFVASSLSFFSRTGQHQREEITTIKMSLNNWDLTPFVQLQKENTQNTTQQQWNCTCGITYYKNEYGYRANRGQYSHQANCSCGAFIGGLCITEVFCELI; encoded by the coding sequence ATGTCTGACGAGATAAAAAAGAAGCTGCAAGTTATCCTCTGCGACATGTGTACAGGAGATGACAGGAAACCAGCACGGAAGACCTGCATGAAATGTGAGATCTCCATGTGCGTCCAGCACCTCCAGGCCCACCTGACCACTCCTGTGTTACTGCAAACTCATCCTCTGACTGAACCCATGGAATTGTGTGGCAACACTAAATGCCCCCAACATGGCAAACTCCTGGAGTACTACTGCCTGGATGacatgacctgtgtgtgtgtttcctgcgcCATTGAAGACCAGCACCGCCTTCACAATATGAAGACCTTCTCCACAGCTCACAAAGAGCTCATGGAAAAGCTCAACACTGAGCAGCAGGCCTTACTGGTGAAAACTGATGATGACAATGTGAGTCTGGAAAAGTGGgagaagagtgaaagagagaagctGGGTCCCTCTAGTGTGCGTCTCATTGAAGGTGTGACGAACCTGCGTGACATTGCCCTGACCAGCGTCCAGAGTTCAGTCTCTGCTCGTATGGTGTCTATCAAAACCAGCAGGAGCAGCATGCAAGCAGCACAGAACGAGAAGGACACCTTCAGATTCCTGCAGATGTATTCTCAGGTGCATCAGGATGTGGAGAAGGCCAAGGCTGTGGATCTGAGAAAAGGGTTGGAGCCTGGCAGTGATCGTGACAAACTGGTTCGGGAGATAAGAGAGAAGGGTGAAAAGATGGTGGAGCAAGCAGGCCACTTCTGGGGTTCCCTGTTGACCCTGGTTGACCCAGAGAACCACCAGGAGCTTGTTGCAACTAGTCCAGACCTGATCTTTGACCCACAGGCTTTGGGCCCCGGCATATCACTGTCCCAAGACAAGAGGATGGTTTTCTACAATAGTTGGATGGGTCAGTGTTCTGCCACTCTTCTCATCAGTAGTACCAAGTCAGTTCCGAACTTCCAGAGATGGATTGTCAGTCTTTCCGCAGACTCTGACTGGACCATTGGATTGTGTGACAAAAAGTCTGCAAAGAACTTGGAGGACGGACACGTCTACGGCCTGTCCTTCAAAGGTAACAAACTCAGCTCTCTCACAACAGAGTATGATGATTGTTGTGATGCATCAACCAATCCACAAGGTGTTGGCAAGAAGAAAACTGacaacaaagagaagcagcgCAGGGTTTCCTCGGAGTCACTCACATATCTGGATGAAAATGGAGATGAGGGAGTACCAGAACTTGAAACGGTGGAAGTGTTTTGGAACTTTGTTGCTTCCTCGCTGTCCTTCTTCAGCAGAACCGGACAGCACCAGAGGGAAGAAATAACCACAATTAAGATGAGCCTCAACAACTGGGATTTGACCCCCTTTGTTCAGCTCCAAAaggaaaatacacaaaatacgACCCAGCAGCAATGGAATTGCACCTGTGGGATAACTTACTACAAGAACGAGTATGGATACAGGGCTAATAGGGGCCAGTACTCTCACCAGGCTAATTGTTCCTGTGGAGCATTTATTGGTGGTTTATGCATCACAGAAGTGTTTTGTGAACTTATATAA
- the LOC141003839 gene encoding uncharacterized protein, whose protein sequence is MSDEIKKELQVILCDMCTEDDRKPARKTCMKCEISMCVQHLQAHLTTPVLLQTYPLSEPMDLCGNTKCPQHGKLLEYYCLDDMTCVCVSCAIEDQHRLHNMKTFSTAHKELMEKLNTEQQALLVKTDDDNVSLEKWEKSEREKLGRSSVRLIEAVTNLRDIALTSVQSSVSARMVSIKTSRTSMQAAQNEKDTFRFLQMYSQVHQDVEKAKAVDLRKGLEPGSDRDKLVQEIREKGEKMVEQAGHFWGSLLTLVDPENHQELFATNPNLIFDSQALDPKMSLSDDKRKVFYHSWLGHSFAHTFYIKSSGLSQSVPNFRKWMISLSSDCDWTIGLCDKNYVKGLKEGDVYGLCCKGNQLSTLTTEYHDIFVGQPVVGMVQMADQPGLEKKRSVKSQVINHPGENVAQPQKVEVVWSFPDSLSFFSVTGQHQRRKIVTVTISSNNWKPTPFVCLEEEGTEKSSCNSGGSLFGSSVHQQSQDKWKCSCGKVYYETSNAYSHGGCSYPKSSRATCSCGKVIGALRITKVLCELL, encoded by the coding sequence ATGTCTGACGAGATAAAAAAGGAGCTGCAAGTTATCCTCTGCGACATGTGTACAGAAGATGACAGGAAACCAGCCCGGAAGACCTGCATGAAATGTGAGATCTCCATGTGCGTCCAGCACCTCCAGGCCCACCTGACCACTCCTGTGTTACTGCAAACTTATCCTCTGTCTGAACCCATGGATTTATGTGGCAACACTAAATGCCCCCAACATGGCAAACTCCTGGAGTACTACTGCCTGGATGacatgacctgtgtgtgtgtttcctgcgcCATTGAAGACCAGCACCGCCTTCACAATATGAAGACCTTCTCCACAGCTCACAAAGAGCTCATGGAAAAGCTCAACACTGAGCAGCAGGCCTTACTGGTGAAAACTGATGATGACAATGTGAGTCTGGAAAAGTGGgagaagagtgaaagagagaagctGGGTCGCTCTAGTGTGCGTCTCATTGAAGCTGTGACGAACCTGCGTGACATTGCCCTGACCAGTGTCCAGAGTTCAGTCTCTGCTCGTATGGTGTCTATCAAAACCAGCAGGACCAGCATGCAAGCAGCACAGAACGAGAAGGACACCTTCAGATTCCTGCAGATGTATTCTCAGGTGCATCAGGATGTGGAGAAGGCCAAGGCTGTGGACCTGAGAAAAGGGTTGGAGCCTGGCAGTGATCGTGACAAACTGGTTCAGGAGATAAGAGAGAAGGGTGAAAAGATGGTGGAGCAAGCAGGCCACTTCTGGGGATCTCTGTTGACCCTGGTTGACCCAGAAAACCACCAGGAGCTTTTTGCTACTAATCCAAACCTGATCTTTGACTCACAGGCTTTGGACCCCAAGATGTCACTGTCCGATGACAAAAGGAAGGTTTTCTACCATAGTTGGCTGGGGCATAGCTTTGCTCACACGTTTTACATTAAGAGCTCTGGCCTTTCACAGTCTGTTCCTAACTTCCGTAAATGGATGATCAGCCTCTCCAGCGACTGTGACTGGACCATTGGTTTATGTGACAAAAACTATGTGAAGGGGTTGAAAGAGGGAGATGTCTATGGTCTTTGCTGCAAGGGTAACCAGCTCAGCACTCTCACAACAGAGTATCATGACATTTTTGTAGGTCAGCCTGTAGTTGGCATGGTGCAGATGGCTGATCAGCCTGGACTAGAGAAAAAGAGGAGTGTTAAGTCTCAGGTGATCAACCATCCAGGTGAAAATGTGGCACAACCACAGAAAGTGGAAGTGGTATGGAGCTTTCCTGACTCATTATCGTTCTTCAGTGTGACTGGCCAGCACCAGAGAAGAAAAATAGTCACAGTAACGATCAGCTCCAATAACTGGAAGCCAACTCCCTTTGTTTGCTTGGAAGAGGAAGGAACAGAGAAGAGCTCATGTAACTCAGGTGGATCCTTATTTGGAAGTTCAGTTCACCAACAGAGCCAGGATAAGTGGAAATGCTCATGTGGGAAGGTTTACTATGAGACCAGTAATGCATACAGTCATGGAGGGTGCTCTTATCCGAAGTCTTCTCGAGCCACCTGTTCTTGTGGAAAAGTTATCGGTGCCTTGCGCATCACAAAGGTGCTCTGTGAACTTCTGTAG
- the LOC141003762 gene encoding uncharacterized protein has product MSDEIKKELQVILCDMCTGEDRKPARKTCMKCEISMCVQHLQAHLTTPVLLQTHPLTEPMELCGNTKCPQHGKLLEYYCLDDMTCVCVSCAIEDQHRLHNMKTFSTAHKELMEKLNTEQQALLVKTDDDNVSLEKWEKSEREKLGPSSVRLIEAVTNLRDIALTSVQSSVSARMVSIKTSKTSMQAAQNEKDTFRFLQMYSQVHQDVEKAKAVDLRKGLEPGSDRDKLVQEIREKGEKMVEQAGHFWGSLLVLVDPENHQELVATSPDLIFDPQTLGPSISLSQDKRMVFYNSWMGQCSATLLISSTKSVPNFQRWMVSISADSDWTIGLCDKKSAKNLEDGHVYGLSFKGNKLSSLTTEYDDCCDASTNPQGVGKQKTDNKGKQRRVSSESLTYLDENGDEEVPELETVEVFWNFVASSLSFFSRTGQHQREEITTIKMSLNNWDLTPFVQLQKENTQNTAQQQWNCTCGKTYYKNNNRYDYNMSQYSQQANCTCGAFIGGLCITEVFCELI; this is encoded by the coding sequence ATGTCTGACGAGATAAAAAAGGAGCTACAAGTTATCCTCTGCGACATGTgtacaggagaggacaggaaaccAGCCCGGAAGACCTGCATGAAATGTGAGATCTCCATGTGCGTCCAGCACCTCCAGGCCCACCTGACCACTCCTGTGTTACTGCAAACTCATCCTCTGACTGAACCCATGGAATTGTGTGGCAACACTAAATGCCCCCAACATGGCAAACTCCTGGAGTACTACTGCCTGGATGacatgacctgtgtgtgtgtttcctgcgcCATTGAAGACCAGCACCGCCTTCACAATATGAAGACCTTCTCCACAGCCCACAAAGAGCTCATGGAAAAGCTCAACACTGAGCAGCAGGCCTTACTGGTGAAAACTGATGATGACAATGTGAGTCTGGAAAAGTGGgagaagagtgaaagagagaagtTGGGTCCCTCTAGTGTGCGTCTCATTGAAGCTGTGACGAACCTGCGTGACATTGCCCTGACCAGCGTCCAGAGTTCAGTCTCTGCTCGTATGGTGTCTATCAAAACCAGCAAGACCAGCATGCAAGCAGCACAGAACGAGAAGGACACCTTCAGATTCCTGCAGATGTATTCTCAGGTGCATCAGGATGTGGAGAAGGCCAAGGCTGTGGACCTGAGAAAAGGGTTGGAGCCTGGCAGTGATCGTGACAAACTGGTTCAGGAGATAAGAGAGAAGGGTGAAAAGATGGTGGAGCAAGCAGGCCACTTCTGGGGTTCCCTGTTGGTCCTGGTTGACCCAGAGAACCACCAGGAGCTTGTTGCAACTAGTCCAGACCTGATCTTTGACCCACAGACTTTGGGCCCCAGCATATCACTGTCCCAAGACAAGAGGATGGTTTTCTACAATAGTTGGATGGGTCAGTGTTCTGCCACTCTTCTCATCAGTAGTACCAAGTCAGTTCCGAATTTCCAGAGGTGGATGGTCAGTATCTCCGCAGACTCTGACTGGACCATTGGATTGTGTGACAAAAAGTCTGCAAAGAACTTGGAGGATGGACACGTCTACGGCCTGTCCTTCAAAGGTAACAAACTCAGCTCTCTCACAACAGAGTATGATGATTGTTGTGATGCATCAACCAATCCACAAGGTGTTGGCAAGCAGAAAACTGACAACAAAGGGAAGCAGCGCAGGGTTTCCTCGGAGTCACTCACATATCTGGATGAAAATGGAGATGAGGAAGTACCAGAACTTGAAACGGTGGAAGTGTTTTGGAACTTTGTTGCTTCCTCGCTGTCCTTCTTCAGCAGAACCGGACAGCACCAGAGGGAAGAAATTACCACAATTAAGATGAGCCTCAACAACTGGGATTTGACCCCCTTTGTTCAGCtacaaaaggaaaatacacAGAATACGGCCCAGCAGCAATGGAATTGCACCTGTGGGAAGACTTACTACAAGAACAACAATAGATACGATTATAATATGAGCCAGTACTCTCAACAGGCTAATTGTACCTGTGGAGCATTTATTGGTGGTTTATGCATCACAGAAGTGTTTTGTGAACTTATATAA